The region gactgtgatgggatgggcttggaagtaagggcataacttccttgaggccaaaattaagcaataggctaatctttcaatgggaggatacctcaactaGCCCTAATTAacctcttacttacataatacaccgccttttgtacACCTTCAtcttctcttactagcaccggactagcagcatattcagtgatcgccaggtaaatgaacaaagtttctccatctataggctttgacaagacaggaggttgtgccatgtggacctttaaggcttggaaagcctgttcgcagtcttctgtccattcgaacttcttgttgcctctaagtagattaaagaaagggacgcatttatccgttgactttgaaatgaataTACTTAGCGCGGaaatccttccagttaaactttgtacatctttgattttcactggcgatttcatgtcgatcagggctttgatcttttttgggttagcttcgattcccctcgaattgacaatgaatcccaaaaatttccctgatcctactccgaaggaacacttgagaggatttagcttcatttgatacttgttcaaaacattgaaacactcttgcaaatccttcacatgtccttctgccttctttgattttaccagcatgtcgtccacgtacacctctatgtttactccgatcaactccttaaacatgtggttaaccaattgctggtaagtcgcaccagcgtttttcagttcgaagggcattactttataacagtataaccctatatcggtccgaaagctagtgtgatcctcgtcagggggatgcatactgatctgattgtatcctgagtattcATCCAtaaaagagaggatctcatgtcctacagTTGCATTGACCATCTGGTTGATCCttaggagtgggaagcaatcctttgggcaggcttttttaaggtatgtgaaatccacacaggttcaccatttgccGTTCGACTTGGGAACctgtactggattagagacccacgatggataaaacgccaccctgatgaacccattctccttccgcctttcaacttcttcttttaaggctttcgatctgtccttatcgagcagccttcttttctgttgcacaggttggaaagcttttgtcaatattcaggacatggctaatgactacaggatctatcccagccatgtctttatgtgaccaggcaaaaacttcctagTTTTTCCTCAGAAATTCCACTAGCtcgtgcttcgttgttgcttctaaatttttaccgacctttacCACTCTGGTCGGAATTTTTTTgccaagttggacctcttcaaggtcctcgacgggtccaacatcttcctcaaaatccccaaagtgaggatctaaatctctatcctcactttgggcaacaccctatttggtgactccatcactgaATTGGGCTTGTGTATTAATGGATATCTAcaacctctctgggggagtgctcttcgatgttcccttctttgccttcgtgattgagccattgtagcactcccttgcttccctctggtttcccaacacgcatcctacccctacgtctgtcgggaatttcatggccaggtgccatactgaggtgacggcccgaaggtcaaccagtataggccttccgaTTACTGCGTTATAcatcgaaggacaatcgactactatgaaagtagcgagtaatgtcctggtagcgggcgctgtacctgtcgttactagaagtttgattgaccctgttggggcaagtccctcaccagagaagccgtatattgtttggttgtagggctccaagtctttgacagaaaacttcatgcgttccagcgatgATTTATATAGGAAgtttactgaacttcctatatcgaccagcactctcttcaccatcatgttggcgatttgaacatccatGACCAGTTGATTGGAATGTGGGAAtcagacatgctgggcgtcgctatcagagaaggttatttcaccatcctctgaccgagccttctttgatgcctggtcttccacagtcatcatctcaatgtcctggtcgtggcgtagggtccaagcatatctttcccttgcctttccgctgtttcctgTGAGGTCCGGTCACCGCAGATGGTGAGAAAAGTGtcagctacgggatcaggctgcagaggtggcgagcgttggcgtgcaagcgactgctcgttgccacctggagcctctcgttgggaagttcccgaggcccgtacatatctcctcaagtatccttgtctgataaggaactcgatttcgtctttcagctggttgcactcatttgtatcgtgtccgtagttgttatgaaaacgacagaacttggttgtatctctctttgACAtttcttttcgaatgggagcgggtcttttgtaaggcacactggagcttgtggcctgatatacctctgttcgagactcgatgagggcagtatagttagtaaACCTCGgttcataacggttgcccttagcgcgcttGTTCTCGAAGGTAGAGGGTTCATTATGGGGCCTCGTTCCCCTATtcttgccattcccgttgcctttactgttgccgttgggtttcgacccattggcggctttggcgggttttgtagtccccttatctttgcctgggggctttccttcgctAGCAATGGCgtcttcaagcttgatgtatcgatcagctcgatccaagaattcttgggtagtcttaactccatgcttcctgaggctattCCACAAAGGCGTACGACGCCTAACActtgcagttagggccatcatctggCCCTCATCCCCCACTATTTTAGCTCCAGCAGCTACTCACATAAAGCgatggacgtaatccttcagtggttctccttcttgctggcataTTTctaccagttggtttgcctcagttgggtgcacccaacccgcatagaattgtccgtaaaactcctttacgaacatctcccaagatacaatacttgcaagagggaacttaaagaaccactcctgtgcagcatcagaaagtgttgcaggaaagatcctgcaccgagcgtcttcggacaccttctgaatgtccatttgtatttcaaacttgttgacatgagataccgggtcaccatacctatcaaagttcggaagcgtgggcatcttaaacttgctaggagtttctgccatagttatcctttgaacgaaaggagtgccttttctcctgtcgtactcgatatgagacgttcttcccccgaccagctattgtACTACTTGGTTAAGGGCATCTATTAGGGCTTGCACGGtgccaggaatcgccggggcctctacTGCTGGGGGGATGTACTCATCGTGTCGTTCTCATCGGTCATTAAGTACGTCCCTTAAGTCTTTGTCTCTATGCCGCTGCTCGCTTGATCCGAGCCGGTCAAAGACGTtgttttgcctgggctgccccccagcattacgtctctcttgttgatcttctctaggtggtgggcttctgcctccacctttttcttcatttctccaaccagcatttcttctgcctgagtcggcctcgttataaccatggccatctttgaacctcgATTGGATATGGTGGGACcaactgtcccctcggttgcctccctGAGCTGGAACATCCTGAGTGTTaaagggtggcctgcgttggtcggtaggtccgtgtgcattgtcatgccatggggggccccggactgcagggcttatctctgagttccttctgttgccagaagaactctaccccctgctcggtgggttcggctctttaCCCcgatggcgtctaggactacgaggctgctgcccggccttattctgccttggctgtgggggattgcctcgaccaacctGGGACGGAGGCtgcatctcaggatcccttggtgggacatcatcttgaggcATAGGTGGTTGctcgggcctttgagggctcgtcgGCTGGATTGgggggctaggattgggacccctttggggtgacccatttgagggttgatcaggctgtgaagCAGGTACAACCTAActcctagccaactgtagggctgcttcgagggctgccatggcctctttctgatgacggtccatctccgcctgtctttcacttagctcctggcgttgtcgctctatctcttgctgctgtcgcgccataatctccgcagcactttcttgactggccctcaaattggccagttcatcttgcaatacccccaggttatttctcagcgtctcagaatccaattcctcctcatcaaactccaagtgcggctcattttcagccatgtttgggggaggaggaggttgagatggtgcagcgccagccacctgcccagttttctttgttgttttcgccattagcgCTCCAACAAttttgtatcaagctctcaatgaaagcaccagaatgttgaccctcgatttggtcaactgacacggagtcaaatgcttgatgtggacagatgtGTTGGAATAGGTTTAATGACAAAAAtagtaaattatagtggttcggccccacgaaaatGGTAAtagcctacgtccacttgagttgttattgatctgaattctcaaaggagtgatcaaagaactggggttcttcgagtttcacaaaccttagagaGGTGACTAATACAatgatagctctaattctcttgtaaagcgtaaacaaaaatcagccaaaaagtcccttccttgagctatttctcattatttataggctcaaggaagattacatgaattagttacagatattctttcataattaattagatattcaggaaatcatgggagataatctcggatatgatcataactgcataagattttctccaaacaTATCCAGTATACAACCAAGCTAGTCGTATATAAAGTTCGAATGTTTCGTCATGGGCAtttctctggtcgatggtcgaacgaGAAACCTGCCAAGTGTTAGCCACGTGTTGAAAAAGTCTGCCACGTCACCTGTGCCTGTTCTTTGTATAACACTATATATATTAGGTAAAAACAACTTGTTATCcaagtttacttagttttatataCAAAATgcattaatttatttttactatatttttttaattgtcataTAACTTTTACTACATTCTCCGCTCTTTAGAACCTATTGCATCGTCATTCATTGAAGAATTGATATTATAATTGAAAACATTTTAACCAAAAGTCAAATTTATAGTATtattttgattcattttgtaAAACATAGGTTCAAATTGTTATTTACCAAAACACAAAAATTAATCGCATATTGTCGGTTGAATAAATTTGATCACGACTAAATTTAACaagtattttaatattattttgtgaaataattaATATTTGTGTACTATAGAAAATAAAAAGGATATATAATTAAGTAGTTATTAGCATAGCATGATAATACATTTTATATTAAGATTTGCTGTTCGTTTTCAATAGCTAGTCACAGCCCGGCCGCTTGGTAATCGTTTGAGTAAAACAAAGAGGCTAACAAAGTCATATGATTCAATTATAGAGGACGATTCTTCTAGCTTCTTATATAGTAGTAAATCAAACATCTCTTCTACATCAACATCATCTCCGAAATGATCTTTCATGGTTCCTTCAAGTCCAGCTCTATAGGTCATCGATAGCAATTTGGGTGGTTCCTTTTCGCAAGGAAGGTCCTCCATTACCTCTATACTAAAGAACTCATTATGTTTCACAACTACTTCTTCCACTTCTTCCAGTGATCCAAAATACACCGGTGTATTAAAGGAATCTACTTTTTCTTTGCTGATCTTATCCTGTctcagaaaaaacaaaaaaatacagaaaaaggaATTACTATTAAAATTAAATGCTTATTAATCAATCAATCAATCTATATTTGCAAAGTTAGAATGATAAGTACCAAAAACCCCATCAAAACCAAATGTTGGTTTAAAGAAGTACTTAAGAGTATTGGCAGAACCATAGTACGTATAAGCAAAGTGAGACCTTGGCACCCCAAATTTtgataaagtaaaaaaaaaattacatgctATTTTTGTGATAAGTAATATTTTTGGCCATCTCAAAGTATTGTTAAGGTTGGTTGTAGATGAGTTAGATATATTTCCTTGTATACGTTATTAGCCAAGATGTACAATTATAAATAAAGAGGTTTACCTTTTTTGCCATGTCGATAATGGAAGACTCAAGCAGTTCATATGCCTTGTTAATATAAGTTTGAGAATGAGGTGTTCCATTTGTGCGACCAGGGATAATAAGAGCCAATAATCCTCCATGGACAATCTCTTGCGCTCTAACATTTAGAAAGTTGTCCAAGTCTTTAGCATACTGAGCTCTAAAGGCCTTGACAACTTCAGTGTTAGAATTGGAATAGTGAATTCTCCCTTTGTTCCAAGCAGGAGAGCTTTTGTCCAAAACCTGGGGTGGCACTTCTGAGAGCCAGTGGAGAGCATTGGAAGAGTGAACAAAATGGAGAGAGGCTTTGGGAAAGAGACGGCCATAGAAAGATCCAGGCACCCCAGCTGCGAAGTATTTTGTTTTAGGAGGAAGAGAAATGAAAAGCTGGTTGAAATCATTTGTTGCTTGATCATTGAAGAACACTTGGAACTCAGGATGAAGGTCACAGCAGGTACTGCCTTTTTCTTGGCTGTTAAACTTGAGTTCCAAAGATTCTATTATGTTTTGCACTGCTATGAGTGTATTCGGTCCAACTGAGCAACCCAAGTCAGCAATTTTAAAGATCTTAGAAGAAGTTAAAGTCTCCATGTCAAGCTTCTCTGATATTGCCATGTTGATTATTTCTTTAGAAGATTCTATAACATTTCtctacaaaaatataaaattatgatatatatatatatgtatcttaTTGTAATCGTCGTTAG is a window of Humulus lupulus chromosome 4, drHumLupu1.1, whole genome shotgun sequence DNA encoding:
- the LOC133829520 gene encoding loganic acid O-methyltransferase-like; this translates as MSTLIAAERSVRPMNGGDGHYSYSKNSALQRNVIESSKEIINMAISEKLDMETLTSSKIFKIADLGCSVGPNTLIAVQNIIESLELKFNSQEKGSTCCDLHPEFQVFFNDQATNDFNQLFISLPPKTKYFAAGVPGSFYGRLFPKASLHFVHSSNALHWLSEVPPQVLDKSSPAWNKGRIHYSNSNTEVVKAFRAQYAKDLDNFLNVRAQEIVHGGLLALIIPGRTNGTPHSQTYINKAYELLESSIIDMAKKDKISKEKVDSFNTPVYFGSLEEVEEVVVKHNEFFSIEVMEDLPCEKEPPKLLSMTYRAGLEGTMKDHFGDDVDVEEMFDLLLYKKLEESSSIIESYDFVSLFVLLKRLPSGRAVTSY